Part of the Xiphophorus maculatus strain JP 163 A chromosome 3, X_maculatus-5.0-male, whole genome shotgun sequence genome, ATAGTGAGGAATGTtgctgaaaatacagaaaagtttctgtgttaagttgatttttcttgttttgcgaTCTAGATGAGCCATGACATCTGCAGCAAAACCATCTAAGAAAGCTCTCAAAAAGCAGGTCCGAAGTAAGGCCTCCTTTACGTCACCCTTCAGTGCAAAATGGAGCCCACTTTTACCGAAAGACAAGGATTTCATCCTGAGAACATTAAAGGACAAAATAATTGCCACAGGCCTGAAGAAGGAAGAGGTGAAAATGCCTCACcagtggaggaaaaagaagGAGAATAAACCAGATTTTGCTGTGGAGCCTGTTCCCCAGGCGAGTGAGGAGGCGCAGGGGCCCAATCCGACCAGAAACGGCTGGACAGATACGGCGGCCAGACGGCAGCTGGCCATCGGCATCAACGAGGTCACCAAGGCCCTAGAGAGGAACCAGCTCCGGCTGCTGCTTGTTTGTAAGTCCGTCAGACCGCAGCTCATGACGAACCACCTGATCGCTCTGAGCGCAACGAGAGGCGTGCCGGCCTGCCAGGTGCCCCGCCTGAGCGAGAGCGTGGCGGAGCTCCTGGGGCTCAAAAGCGTCCTCTCTCTGGGGTTCAGGCGGTGTTCTTCTGAAGACCAGGAGATGTTCAGAGACACGGTGGATGCCATTATACCCAGAGTGCCTTCACTGGAAGTTGATTGGCTGACAGATGAAGCAGCTGCAGTGCCAGCTGAACTCACGGCTGAcctggaagaggaagaggagggagaggagcagatggaggaggaggaaggtgggAGAAGAGCACAAAAACGGAAACTGGAGATTGAATCTGAAATCACAGACTCTGCCTTATCCTGCACTCTGCGGCCTCTGAAAGTAAAGAGAATTGTTCCAAACCCcgataagaaaagaaaaacaaaactgaagaaacagaaatgaaagatcTTCACCtgtttcttc contains:
- the LOC111608048 gene encoding ribonuclease P protein subunit p38-like produces the protein MTSAAKPSKKALKKQVRSKASFTSPFSAKWSPLLPKDKDFILRTLKDKIIATGLKKEEVKMPHQWRKKKENKPDFAVEPVPQASEEAQGPNPTRNGWTDTAARRQLAIGINEVTKALERNQLRLLLVCKSVRPQLMTNHLIALSATRGVPACQVPRLSESVAELLGLKSVLSLGFRRCSSEDQEMFRDTVDAIIPRVPSLEVDWLTDEAAAVPAELTADLEEEEEGEEQMEEEEGGRRAQKRKLEIESEITDSALSCTLRPLKVKRIVPNPDKKRKTKLKKQK